The following are encoded together in the Myotis daubentonii chromosome Y, mMyoDau2.1, whole genome shotgun sequence genome:
- the LOC132225577 gene encoding melanoma antigen preferentially expressed in tumors-like codes for MGMSLPAPRRLLELACQSLLRDEALAITALEWLPMELFPPLFITAFTGKHSRVLKAMVQAWPFCCLPLGALMNHQQSYQDILQAVLEGLDAMLAQDPRPRRCKLQVLNLQKRVHLEFWMVWAGTRAHVCSLLEPEALQPMRNRRKVHSLTARPNPPLAPVEVLIDLCLKKGVLDESLSYLIKKVSERRGLLHLCCKKLKVFPMSKQNTKILDMVQLVSVQDLEVNCTWKLSTLRKFAPYLGQMGNLCRFLLSHVFTSSHTTLEQEEQCVSLVTSQFLNLPHLQEVNLDDISILRGHLDEIFRCLKSPLETLSITNCLLFERDFRHLSQHLNVSQLKSLSFSGLNLTIISSRSLQFLLERASPTLQDLDLDECGIMDHQFLDILPALSHCSQLTTLSFCENPISMTVLEDLLRHVVGLSKLSCVIYAAPVESYEETSSNINLGRLAQMHAVLKHMLQELGRPGMVWLCAYPCPHCGCRTFHDPTPIL; via the exons atggggatgagcctcccagctccacgcagactcctggaactggcatgtcagagcctgctgcgggatgaagccttggccatcactgctctggagtggcttcctatggagctcttcccacctcttttcatcacagccttcactgggaagcacagcagagtcctgaaggccatggtgcaggcttggcccttctgctgcctccctctgggggccctgatgaaccatcagcagtcttaccaggatatcttgcaggctgtgctcgagggactcgatgccatgcttgcccaggaccctcgacccag gagatgtaaactgcaggtgcttaatttacagaagagagttcatttggagttctggatggtgtgggcaggaaccagagcccatgtgtgctcactgctggagcctgaggccctgcagcccatgaggaataggaggaaagtGCACAGCTTAACGGCCAGGCCAAATCCACCCTTGGCCCCCGTGGAGGTGTTAATAGACCTTTGCCTCAAGAAAGGTGTCCTTGATGAGTCCCTCAGCTACCTGATTAAGAAAGTCAGCGAGAGGAGAGGTTTGCTGCACCTTTGCTGTAAGAAGCTGAAGGTTTTTCCGATGTCGAAGCAAAACACTAAAATCCTGGATATGGTGCAGCTGGTCTCTGTccaggatttggaggtaaactgtacctggaagctgtccactctgaggaagttcgctccttacctgggccagatgggcaatctgtgccggttcctgctctcccacgtcttcacgtcttctcacaccaccttggagcaggaggagcagtgtgTTAGTCTGGTCACCTCTCAATTCctcaacctgccccacctccaggaggtCAATTTGGATGATATCTCCATTctcagaggccacctggatgAGATCTTCAG gtgcctgaagagccccttggagaccctgtccatcactaactgcctgcttttcgaaagagactttagacatctctcccagcatctgaatgtcagccagctgaaaagcctgagtttcagtgggctcaacctgaccattatcagttctcggtcactccaatttcttttagagagagcctcccccactctccaggacctggacttggatgagtgtgggatcatggaccaccagttcctggacatcctgccagccctgagccactgctcccagctcACAACCCTAAGTTTCTGTGAAAACCCCATCTCCATGACCGTCCTGGAGGACCTGCTTCGCCACGTTGTCGGGCTGAGCAAGCTGAGTTGCGTGATTTATGCGGCGCCCGTGGAGAGTTATGAGGAAACTAGCAGcaacatcaacctgggccgacttgcccagatgcatgctgtgctaaagcatatgctgcaggagttgggtcggcccggcatggtctggctctgtgcttacccctgtcctcactgtggctgtagaaccttccatgacccaactcccattctgtga